Proteins encoded together in one Quercus lobata isolate SW786 chromosome 3, ValleyOak3.0 Primary Assembly, whole genome shotgun sequence window:
- the LOC115982807 gene encoding uncharacterized protein LOC115982807 — MSLSSNNTQVTEVGNCGGRRNDSCDNECNESCLRNEEDEGVGEEEDEEDEDEDVDFNPFLKEALSPEASSSLSSEIDGLDGDVVDSGGKTFDNSVGVNLSKPSSAVQNSAVGDSEHGEEESVMQASVSLEGVCEKELKNSVSRNPKKRKSCSNSQPKTDTVQTKDNGSESDYIDVLVGELSNSTQSQMPIVDLENEDAICKRTRARYSLASFTLDELETFLQETDDDDDLPNVDDEKEYRKFLAAVLNGGDGDGQSNQENENVDDEDEDEDNDADFEIELQELLESDVDESPRDKTRKEFGGAGRRPETRQNRCQKNSAQYKKKLSGQAKRPLRPLLPVLPNGPTAVFPTNCGKTLMPHSCTAEDGSINGFTLHQIGQLHCLIHEHVQLLIQVFSLSVLDSSRQQIASQVRGLIFEILQKRNEVLAWRSVPYPSICFNPPYVCSSVPDEHPKVAPARSTLESCPPFNAQSVCYPVNNRMLASQNMSPSKGRCVRVFNEQLGSFQNIEDTFWVPSINGPVLSILDVAPLNSVGRYMDDVYTAVQDYRHCPVKSSSDAPFEREPLFPLRSFPLYAEANSEVLRGPITSAVNMVSSTPSQQPPKKTMAAALVESTKKQSVALVPKEIVKLTQRFFPLFNPSLFPHKPPPAAVVNRVLFTDAEDELLALGLMEYNTDWKAIQQRFLPCKSEHQIFVRQKNRCSSKALENPIKAVRKMKTSPLTVEEITCIQEGLKVYKLDWMSVWRFVVPHRDPSLLPRQWRVAFGTQRSYKQDAEKKERRRLYESRRRKNKTADLASWQTASEKEDDQAENAGEDNKSGDESTDNAGEGYVHQAFLADWRPDGFSLNSSALPCSNVKDKSIPGNTLSQEGSHMREQQIYDGSREAQLQTGIMHKFSPSSQCTQHPYISSQFASARNGTSNIMEPNHPASGMTSNNRKSQFWFRPYRARKKSGASNSHLVKLAPDLPPVNLPPSVRVVSQTDFKGFQFGASTKKSVPGGIGNSGIENLVSGVPHAMNLGTTHLVKTVRKKNSPLKDNVRYSHIEESEVAKNKCIPVERQIDSDLQMHPLLFQSPEDGHLPYYPLNCSTSTSSSFSFFSGNQPQLNLDLFHNPHPENYVEGFNKSLKSKESAVSSGIDFHPLLQRTEQVYTDSVSTEKAFDAVQTESLVSRGLATSVNPPSPMEKANELDLEIHLSYTSRNKKGMENRDVTACNPTMSVVAASHSGSTTKSQNINGPHYEQGDICPTVSTKLVSGGHGLAIPSNNISRSPMDDMGDQSHPEIVMEQEELSDSDEEIEEHVEFECEEMADSEGEDGSGCEQIAEIHNKEGQNIALENLATGAASNDTQCEPRTHCDPQGDVHVLGKDITPSLELGLSNQGMDDSSNFSWLSLDSCAPDRLLSTKPSHEESTTSEGPMSKNLSSLRPNRSCKKKKTSNTDVTVQKHAVVMAKQLSLGPLATPTMKKSRKRACRSNTSLNIGLTFESSSGDGKDRLG, encoded by the exons ATGTCTTTAAGTTCGAATAATACACAAGTAACTGAGGTTGGGAATTGTGGTGGCCGTCGAAATGATTCTTGTGATAATGAATGTAATGAAAGTTGTTTGAGAAATGAGGAGGATGAGGGAGTGGGGGAGGAGGAAGATGAGGAGGATGAGGATGAAGATGTGGATTTCAACCCGTTTCTAAAGGAAGCCCTTTCACCGGAAGCTTCTTCGAGCTTGAGCTCTGAAATTGATGGTTTGGATGGTGATGTTGTTGACAGTGGGGGAAAGACTTTTGATAATAGTGTGGGAGTTAATTTGTCGAAGCCAAGTAGTGCAGTGCAAAACTCGGCTGTTGGAGACTCTGAGCATGGCGAGGAGGAAAGTGTGATGCAAGCTTCGGTGTCTCTTGAAGGAGTGTGTGAGAAGGAATTGAAAAATTCTGTTTCCAGAAATCCTAAGAAGAGAAAATCTTGCTCAAACTCTCAACCAAAAACTGATACTGTTCAAACAAAGGACAATGGCAGTGAAAGTGATTATATTGATGTTTTGGTAGGAGAGTTAAGTAATTCAACACAATCCCAGATGCCCATAGTAGATTTAGAGAATGAGGATGCTATCTGCAAACGTACTAGGGCTCGTTATTCCCTTGCAAGTTTTACACTCGATGAGCTTGAGACTTTTCTTCAAGAaactgatgatgatgatgacctTCCAAATGTTGACGATGAAAAAGAATACAGGAAGTTTCTTGCAGCTGTTTTAAATGGCGGAGATGGTGATGGTCAGTCAAATCAAGAGAATGAAAatgttgatgatgaagatgaggatgaaGATAATGATGCTGATTTTGAGATAGAACTTCAAGAGTTGCTTGAGAGTGATGTTGATGAAAGTCCTAGAGATAAAACCAGAAAGGAGTTTGGGGGAGCTGGGCGGCGGCCAGAGACTAGGCAGAACAGGTGCCAAAAGAACTCTGCCCAATATAAAAAGAAGCTTTCAGGACAGGCAAAGAGGCCATTACGTCCCCTCTTGCCAGTTTTGCCAAATGGACCAACTGCAGTCTTCCCTACTAATTGTGGGAAAACTTTGATGCCTCATTCATGCACAGCAGAGGATGGTTCTATAAATGGATTTACACTCCATCAAATAGGCCAGTTACATTGTTTGATACATGAACATGTGCAACTTCTCATTCAAGTATTTTCTCTGAGTGTTCTTGACTCTTCTCGGCAACAAATTGCTTCCCAGGTTCGGGGACTGATTTTTGAGATACTTCAAAAACGCAATGAAGTATTAGCCTGGAGAAGTGTCCCATATCCTAGTATTTGCTTTAACCCTCCATATGTTTGCTCATCAGTGCCAGATGAACATCCCAAAGTGGCCCCAGCACGATCCACCTTAGAGTCATGTCCTCCATTTAATGCACAAAGTGTATGCTATCCTGTAAATAACCGGATGTTGGCTTCTCAAAACATGTCTCCTTCTAAAGGAAGATGTGTACGTGTTTTCAATGAGCAATTGGGTTCTTTCCAAAACATCGAGGACACCTTTTGGGTGCCTTCGATAAATGGTCCGGTACTGTCCATCTTGGATGTGGCTCCACTCAATTCAGTTGGGAGATATATGGACGATGTTTATACTG CTGTTCAGGACTATCGACATTGTCCTGTGAAATCTAGTAGTGATGCTCCCTTTGAAAGAGAACCACTGTTTCCCCTTCGTTCTTTCCCGTTGTATGCTGAAGCTAATTCTGAAGTTTTAAGGGGACCCATTACCTCTGCTGTTAACATGGTTTCATCTACACCCAGTCAACAACCGCCTAAAAAAACAATGGCTGCTGCACTTGTAGAAAGCACCAAGAAGCAATCAGTTGCTTTAGTTCCCAAGGAAATTGTAAAGTTAACTCAGagattttttcctctcttcaaTCCTTCATTATTTCCACATAAGCCACCCCCTGCAGCTGTTGTAAATCGGGTGCTTTTCACCGATGCAGAGGATGA GCTGTTAGCACTGGGGTTGATGGAATACAATACAGATTGGAAGGCTATTCAACAGCGCTTTCTTCCATGCAAATCGGAGCATCAG ATTTTTGTTAGGCAAAAGAATCGTTGCTCATCTAAAGCGCTAGAAAATCCCATAAAG GCAGTTCGGAAAATGAAAACCTCTCCGTTGACTGTGGAAGAGATAACTTGTATTCAGGAG GGACTTAAGGTTTATAAATTAGATTGGATGTCTGTGTGGCGATTTGTTGTCCCACATAGAGATCCATCCTTACTACCTCGGCAGTGGCGTGTTGCCTTTGGAACTCAGAGGTCATATAAGCAGGATGCAGAAAAAAAGGAGAGGCGGCGGTTGTATGAGTCAAGACGAAGAAAGAACAAAACTGCAGATTTGGCAAGTTGGCAAACTGCATCTGAAAAGGAG GATGATCAGGCTGAAAATGCTGGAGAAGATAATAAAAGTGGAGATGAGAGCACAGATAATGCAGGGGAAGGTTATGTTCACCAGGCGTTTTTAGCAGATTGGAGGCCGGATGGCTTCAGCCTCAATTCTTCTGCACTTCCTTGCTCAAATGTAAAAGACAAAAGCATTCCTGGGAATACACTATCACAAGAGGGTTCTCATATGAGGGAACAGCAAATTTATGATGGGTCTAGAGAGGCTCAACTCCAGACTGGTATCATGCACAAGTTTTCACCTTCGTCACAGTGTACCCAGCACCCTTATATTTCATCTCAGTTTGCTAGTGCTAGAAATGGTACATCTAATATCATGGAGCCAAATCATCCAGCTTCTGGTATGACGTCAAATAACAGAAAATCTCAATTCTGGTTTCGGCCTTATCGTGCTCGTAAAAAAAGTGGTGCTTCTAATTCTCACTTAGTGAAATTAGCGCCAGACTTGCCTCCTGTGAATCTTCCACCATCTGTTCGTGTAGTCTCTCAGACAGACTTCAAAGGCTTTCAGTTTGGAGCATCTACCAAGAAATCTGTGCCTGGAGGTATTGGTAATTCTGGAATAGAAAATTTAGTTTCTGGAGTTCCTCATGCTATGAATTTGGGAACCACCCATTTAGTAAAAACTGTACGGAAAAAAAATAGTCCACTGAAAGACAATGTTAGATATTCCCATATAGAAGAATCTGAAGTTGCTAAGAATAAATGTATTCCTGTGGAAAGACAGATTGATTCTGATCTTCAGATGCATCCTTTACTGTTCCAGTCCCCTGAAGATGGACATCTGCCCTATTACCCATTGAACTGCAGCACTAGCACTTCTAGTTCTTTCAGTTTCTTTTCAGGAAATCAGCCTCAATTGAACCTAGATCTCTTCCATAATCCTCACCCAGAAAACTATGTTGAAGGTTTCAATAAATCTCTGAAGTCAAAGGAATCTGCAGTATCTTCTGGCATTGACTTCCATCCACTGCTACAAAGAACCGAACAAGTATATACTGACTCAGTAAGTACTGAGAAAGCTTTTGATGCTGTCCAGACTGAGTCACTAGTAAGTCGTGGTCTGGCTACTAGTGTTAATCCACCAAGTCCTATGGAGAAAGCTAATGAACTGGACTTAGAGATCCACCTAAGCTATACATCCAGAAATAAGAAAGGCATGGAAAATAGAGATGTGACTGCATGTAATCCAACTATGTCAGTAGTGGCAGCATCACACTCTGGGTCTACAACGAAATCCCAAAACATCAATGGCCCACATTATGAGCAGGGTGATATTTGTCCCACAGTCAGTACTAAGCTTGTTTCAGGTGGCCATGGATTGGCAATACCAAGTAATAACATCAGCAGATCTCCCATGGATGATATGGGTGACCAGTCTCATCCAGAGATTGTGATGGAACAGGAAGAATTGAGCGACTCtgatgaagaaattgaagaacatGTAGAGTTTGAGTGTGAGGAGATGGCTGATTCTGAAGGAGAGGATGGATCAGGCTGTGAACAAATTGCTGAGATTCATAATAAG GAGGGCCAGAATATCGCTTTGGAAAATCTAGCAACAGGTGCAGCTAGTAATGATACACAATGCGAACCAAGGACCCATTGTGATCCTCAAGGCGATGTTCATGTCCTTGGAAAGGACATCACTCCTTCCCTTGAGTTGGGTTTGTCTAATCAAGGGATGGATGATTCAAGTAATTTTTCTTGGTTGAGTTTAGATTCATGTGCACCAGATCGTCTTTTGAGCACAAAGCCTAGTCATGAAGAAAGTACAACCAGTGAAGGTCCTATGTCCAAAAATTTATCTTCGCTTCGTCCCAACAGATCttgcaagaagaaaaaaacaagcaaCACAGATGTTACAGTGCAGAAACATGCTGTGGTCATGGCAAAACAGCTCAGCCTTGGTCCTCTGGCTACTCCCACAATGAAAAAATCAAGGAAGCGTGCATGCAGATCTAATACAAGTTTGAACATAGGATTGACTTTTGAAAGCTCCAGTGGTGATGGTAAAGATAGACTTGGTTGA